In the genome of Pseudarthrobacter sp. IC2-21, one region contains:
- the gltX gene encoding glutamate--tRNA ligase, with protein sequence MTTASASTAASVPSVTADTPVRVRFCPSPTGTPHVGLIRTALFNWAHAKHTKGTFVFRIEDTDPARDSEESYQQLLEALKWLGISWEEGVEVGGPHEPYRQSQRLDLYKDVVAKLLEAGYAYECYSSPEEVEARHRAAGRDPKLGYDNFDRELTEEQLAAFKAEGRKPVLRVRMPDEDVVFTDLVRGDITFKAGSIPDYVIVRADGSPLYTLVNPVDDALMGITHVLRGEDLLSSTPRQVVLIRYLIEIGVASYLPLFGHLPYVMGEGNKKLSKRDPQSNLFLLRDRGFIPEGLLNYLSLLGWSLSADEDIFTVDQLIENFDVKDVLANPARFDIKKAEAINGTHIRMLNPEDFRGRLVPYLRAAGFVGEQLTARQEEILTEAAPLIQERVTLLGEAPEMLGFLFKADDAIDVADDARKGLPANLTEVLDAALAALEPVAEWTPENIQGALKQALVEDLGIKPRLAFGPVRTAVSGRRISPPLFESMVILGKDSSLARLRTFRG encoded by the coding sequence ATGACTACTGCTTCTGCGTCGACTGCTGCCTCCGTCCCGTCCGTCACTGCCGATACCCCGGTGCGCGTCCGGTTTTGCCCCTCGCCTACCGGGACTCCGCACGTGGGGCTGATCCGGACGGCATTGTTCAACTGGGCCCACGCCAAGCACACCAAGGGCACGTTTGTGTTCCGGATCGAGGATACGGACCCGGCACGTGACTCGGAGGAGAGCTACCAGCAGCTGTTGGAGGCCCTGAAGTGGCTGGGAATCTCCTGGGAAGAGGGCGTGGAGGTGGGCGGCCCGCATGAGCCGTACCGGCAGTCGCAGCGGCTGGACCTCTACAAGGACGTTGTCGCGAAGCTCCTTGAGGCCGGTTACGCCTACGAATGCTATTCCTCCCCGGAAGAAGTCGAAGCGCGCCACCGCGCCGCCGGCCGCGACCCCAAGCTCGGCTACGACAACTTCGACCGTGAACTCACCGAGGAGCAGTTGGCAGCGTTCAAGGCCGAGGGCCGCAAACCCGTGCTGCGCGTCCGCATGCCTGATGAGGACGTAGTGTTCACGGACCTGGTCCGCGGCGACATCACGTTCAAAGCCGGCAGCATCCCGGATTACGTCATTGTCCGGGCCGACGGGTCACCGCTGTATACGCTGGTCAACCCCGTGGACGATGCACTGATGGGGATCACCCATGTGCTGCGCGGTGAAGACCTGCTCTCCTCCACGCCCCGCCAGGTGGTGCTGATCCGGTACCTCATCGAAATCGGCGTCGCCAGCTACCTGCCGCTGTTCGGCCACCTCCCGTACGTCATGGGGGAGGGGAACAAGAAGCTCTCCAAGCGTGACCCGCAGTCCAACCTGTTCCTGCTGCGCGACCGGGGCTTCATCCCGGAGGGCCTGCTGAACTACCTCTCGCTGCTGGGCTGGAGCCTCTCCGCGGACGAGGACATCTTCACGGTGGATCAGCTGATCGAAAACTTTGATGTCAAGGATGTGCTGGCAAACCCGGCGCGTTTTGATATCAAAAAGGCGGAGGCCATCAACGGCACGCACATCCGCATGCTCAACCCGGAGGACTTCCGCGGCAGGCTTGTCCCGTACCTGCGCGCCGCCGGTTTTGTCGGGGAGCAGCTCACGGCACGCCAGGAGGAGATCCTCACGGAAGCCGCACCCCTGATCCAGGAACGCGTCACGCTGCTGGGTGAAGCACCTGAGATGCTGGGGTTCCTGTTCAAGGCCGATGATGCCATTGACGTCGCCGATGACGCCCGCAAGGGCCTGCCGGCCAACCTGACCGAGGTTCTGGACGCCGCCCTGGCGGCCCTCGAACCCGTAGCGGAGTGGACCCCGGAGAACATCCAGGGGGCCCTGAAGCAGGCGCTGGTGGAGGACCTGGGAATCAAGCCCCGGCTGGCGTTTGGGCCGGTGCGCACTGCCGTCTCCGGGCGCCGGATTTCACCGCCCCTGTTTGAGTCCATGGTGATCCTGGGCAAGGATTCGTCCCTGGCCCGGCTCCGCACGTTCCGCGGCTGA
- a CDS encoding HAD family hydrolase — translation MTGTAVGSSLTTRFGTIRGVLFDIDDTLVDLEYAMTTALREVSEHLLPGLDQSGWDRFGRIFTHETTHYYDRYLAGELTFNDQRLLRGRAALGHFGVELAEGEESHRWLSAYSELQPALVRAFEDVLPLLDVLDAAGIPYGAVSNNVHDYQRAKLDSAGLERVGRLVGTDTVGAAKPEPAIYLEGVRLLGTSAQETLYVGDNRLLDAEGSTAAGLVGVWLNRAGETVPSFEGHEVSSLSQLLD, via the coding sequence ATGACAGGCACGGCTGTTGGCAGCTCCCTGACCACCCGCTTCGGGACCATCCGGGGTGTCCTCTTCGACATCGACGACACCCTGGTTGACCTGGAGTATGCCATGACCACCGCCCTGCGCGAGGTCAGCGAACATCTGCTGCCCGGTCTGGACCAGTCCGGGTGGGATCGTTTTGGCAGGATCTTCACGCACGAAACCACGCATTACTACGACCGCTACCTGGCAGGGGAGCTGACGTTCAACGACCAGCGGCTGCTGCGGGGGCGGGCCGCTTTGGGCCACTTCGGGGTGGAACTTGCCGAGGGCGAGGAGTCGCACCGCTGGCTGAGTGCCTACAGTGAGCTGCAGCCCGCGCTGGTCCGCGCTTTTGAGGACGTGCTTCCGCTCCTTGACGTGCTGGATGCTGCTGGCATCCCCTACGGTGCCGTCAGCAACAACGTGCACGACTACCAGCGGGCAAAGCTGGACAGCGCGGGGCTGGAACGCGTGGGCCGTCTGGTTGGCACCGATACCGTCGGTGCGGCCAAGCCCGAGCCTGCGATCTACCTCGAAGGCGTCCGGCTCCTGGGGACCTCCGCGCAGGAGACCCTCTACGTGGGCGACAACAGGCTGCTGGACGCTGAAGGGTCGACGGCGGCGGGGCTGGTGGGCGTGTGGCTCAACAGAGCGGGGGAGACCGTGCCCTCTTTTGAGGGTCACGAGGTCAGTTCGCTGTCTCAGCTGCTGGACTAG
- a CDS encoding fumarylacetoacetate hydrolase family protein gives MRIARFVVDSDPLYGVVEGESGSEEITVIHGDPFFNGVERTHVKHKLEDVRLLAPIIPRSKVIGVGRNFVEHAAELGNEVPAQPLLFLKPNTAVVGPNDPIVLPEFSEEVSFEAELCVVIGRICKDVPEERVDDVIFGYTCGNDLTARDVQKTDLQWARAKGFDTSAPLGPWIETELDTEDLQIQGRLNGELRQDGSTSQMIRGVRELVSIVSRAFTLLPGDVIMTGTPAGVGLVQAGDRYEVEIEGIGRLSNPVVRR, from the coding sequence ATGCGTATTGCCCGGTTTGTAGTCGATTCTGATCCCCTCTATGGCGTTGTTGAAGGCGAGTCCGGCAGTGAGGAGATCACTGTCATCCACGGCGACCCGTTCTTCAACGGTGTCGAGCGCACCCACGTCAAGCACAAGCTTGAGGATGTGCGGCTCCTGGCCCCCATCATCCCCCGCAGCAAGGTCATCGGCGTGGGCCGCAACTTCGTGGAGCACGCCGCCGAGCTGGGCAACGAAGTCCCGGCCCAGCCGCTGCTGTTCCTGAAGCCCAACACCGCCGTCGTCGGACCCAACGATCCCATTGTGCTGCCGGAGTTCTCGGAGGAAGTTTCCTTCGAAGCCGAGCTGTGCGTGGTCATCGGCCGGATCTGCAAGGACGTCCCGGAGGAGCGCGTCGACGACGTCATCTTCGGCTACACCTGCGGCAACGACCTCACGGCGCGCGACGTGCAGAAGACGGACCTGCAGTGGGCCCGGGCCAAGGGTTTTGACACCTCGGCGCCGCTGGGCCCGTGGATCGAAACCGAACTGGACACCGAGGACCTGCAGATCCAGGGCCGCCTGAACGGCGAGCTGCGCCAGGACGGCAGCACCAGCCAGATGATCCGCGGCGTCCGGGAGCTCGTCTCCATCGTCTCGCGGGCCTTTACCCTGCTGCCCGGCGACGTCATCATGACCGGCACCCCGGCGGGCGTTGGACTTGTCCAGGCCGGCGACCGGTATGAGGTAGAGATCGAAGGCATCGGGCGCCTGTCCAACCCGGTGGTCCGCCGCTAA
- a CDS encoding dynamin family protein produces MELLEAVREDLAAVSLPLALPEAGQARTEVRNAVAQLDDYILPRYRSLDAPLLAVVGGSTGAGKSTLVNALVGHPVTRSGAIRPTTRQPILLHHPADAGWFEGQRVLPTLSRIRGTVSPEPLPASRAGATPDAEAISSLVLVADPAVPQGIALLDAPDVDSISDDNRRLAGQLLAAADLWVFVTTANRYADAVPWKLLLDASSRDIMVAVVLDRVPAGAEAEVSADLRGLLQKEGLGAARLFVVPETDLNGLGMLPAQSVQPLQLWLRDLAADAAGRSEIARRTLNGTVKALAGRVAGVAEAVQGQERAAASLRADAEAAYRDAVDRILNATKDGALLRGEVLARWQDFVGTGEFFRTLEQNVGRLRDRLGAFFRGEPPPAVRVEVAIETGLQAVILDEAANAGEDTDQRWRSDPAGRALLGTDDLSGTSPGFADGTAAEIRAWQSGLMELIRTEGQEKRTQARWLSFGVNGLGAALMIVVFSMTAGLTGLEIGVAGGTAVVGQRLLEAVFGEDAVRRLAQTARNDLHARCQRLLQAEQRKFLERLPAGGADAAHALADHAAALARLAERP; encoded by the coding sequence GTGGAACTGCTCGAAGCCGTGCGGGAGGACCTGGCGGCCGTGTCGCTGCCCCTGGCGCTGCCGGAGGCGGGGCAGGCCCGCACAGAGGTCCGGAACGCCGTTGCCCAGCTCGATGACTACATCCTCCCGCGGTACCGCAGCCTGGACGCCCCGCTGCTCGCCGTCGTCGGAGGTTCTACCGGCGCCGGCAAGTCAACACTGGTGAACGCCCTGGTGGGACACCCCGTCACCCGTTCCGGTGCCATCAGGCCCACCACGCGCCAGCCCATCCTGTTGCACCATCCCGCAGATGCGGGCTGGTTCGAAGGCCAACGCGTCCTGCCCACCCTCAGCCGGATCCGGGGCACCGTATCGCCCGAACCCCTCCCGGCCAGCCGGGCTGGCGCAACACCTGACGCGGAGGCCATCTCCTCCCTGGTGCTCGTGGCCGACCCGGCGGTGCCGCAGGGGATCGCGCTGCTCGATGCTCCCGACGTCGATTCCATCTCCGATGACAACCGCCGGCTGGCCGGCCAGCTGCTGGCCGCCGCGGACCTGTGGGTCTTTGTCACCACAGCCAACCGCTACGCGGACGCAGTCCCCTGGAAGCTGCTGCTGGACGCGTCCTCGAGGGACATCATGGTTGCCGTGGTGCTGGACCGGGTGCCGGCCGGGGCCGAGGCCGAAGTCAGCGCCGATCTCCGCGGTCTGCTGCAGAAGGAAGGGCTCGGGGCCGCCAGGCTGTTCGTGGTGCCGGAGACGGACCTGAACGGGCTGGGCATGCTGCCGGCGCAGTCCGTACAGCCGCTGCAGCTCTGGCTGCGGGACCTCGCGGCCGATGCTGCGGGACGTTCGGAGATTGCCCGCCGGACTCTCAACGGCACGGTGAAGGCCCTGGCCGGGCGGGTCGCTGGTGTGGCCGAGGCCGTGCAGGGCCAGGAGCGTGCCGCGGCGTCGCTCCGGGCCGATGCGGAGGCCGCGTACCGCGACGCTGTGGACAGGATCCTGAATGCCACGAAGGACGGTGCGCTGCTTCGCGGCGAGGTTCTGGCGCGCTGGCAGGACTTTGTTGGGACGGGCGAGTTCTTCCGGACCCTGGAACAGAACGTTGGCCGGCTGCGGGACCGGTTGGGCGCATTCTTCCGGGGCGAGCCACCGCCGGCCGTGCGGGTGGAGGTGGCCATCGAGACAGGACTGCAGGCCGTCATCCTGGATGAAGCGGCCAACGCCGGCGAAGACACGGACCAGCGCTGGCGCTCGGACCCCGCCGGCCGGGCGCTGCTCGGTACCGACGACCTGTCCGGCACCAGCCCCGGGTTCGCCGACGGGACCGCTGCCGAGATCAGGGCCTGGCAGTCCGGGCTGATGGAACTGATCCGTACGGAGGGACAGGAGAAGCGCACTCAGGCCCGGTGGCTCTCGTTCGGGGTGAACGGGCTCGGCGCCGCGCTGATGATCGTGGTGTTTTCCATGACGGCCGGCCTCACCGGGCTGGAAATCGGCGTGGCAGGCGGCACCGCCGTGGTGGGACAGCGGCTGCTTGAAGCCGTCTTCGGCGAGGACGCCGTCCGCAGGCTCGCCCAGACGGCGAGGAACGACCTCCACGCCCGCTGCCAGCGGTTGCTGCAGGCGGAGCAGCGGAAGTTCCTCGAGCGGCTCCCTGCAGGCGGTGCGGATGCTGCGCATGCTCTGGCGGACCATGCGGCCGCCCTCGCCCGGCTGGCGGAACGTCCATGA